The DNA region GCAAGGCCAAGTGGAACGGAACCAAAAGTTAAGTTTTATATCAGTACGAACACAAAGCTGGATAAAGCAGAAGATTTCAAAAAAGTCTCTAAAGAACTGGATGATAAAATCCAGGATATTCTTACGGAGCTTAATCTTGGTTAATGGAGTATTTCAAAAAAATCCTACGGTTTGCAAAGCCGTATAAATTATTTGCATTTTTAAATATTATATCGAACATTCTCTATGCCTTGTTCTCAACACTGGCAATGATTTCGTTGTTCCCTATGTTAACGGTCCTTTTCAATAAAACTGAACCGCTTTACGTAAAGCCGGAATGGAAAGGACTGTCTAGTGCCAAGGACTATATTACGGAATACCTAAATTTTTTCGTTACCGAAAGAAGTCAGCAAGGCGATGCCGGCGATGTCCTCATGCTAATGGTAATTCTAATAATTAGTATGTTCTTCATGAAGAACGTATTTAATTACCTCGCCATGTACTTTATTACTTTTTTGCGTAACGGGGTACTTAAAGATTTACGGAATGAACTGTATGACAAAACAGTAGAATTGCCCATTTCATACTATTCGGAAAAGAGAAAAGGTGACACCATAGCCCGCATAACTTCTGATGTTTTAGAAATTCAACATTCATTTCTATCTATTTTAGAACTGATTGTAAGGGAACCATTGACTATAATCTTTACGATTATAGCCATGCTGTCCATAAGTCCAAAACTAACACTATTTGTATTTTTGTTCCTTCCGCTTTCTGGTTTTTTAATTTCATTAATAGGAAAATCACTGAAAAGAAAATCCGCCAAGGTTCAAAAAGAACAAGGCTTTTTCTTATCTATTTTAGAGGAGACCTTAGGTGGTTTACGGGTTATAAAAGCTTTTAATGCGGAATCTAGATTTTCAAAAACATTTCAAGCCTCCACCAAAAGATTTTTTAATTTCTCCAATAGCCTACTCAACAGACAAAACTTAGCTTCACCTACAAGTGAGTTCTTTGGTATTGCCGCAATTGGTGTTATCCTGTGGTACGGTGGGCAAATGGTGCTTGTAGAACAGACATTGGAGCCTGGGCTATTCATTACCTACATGACGCTTTCGTATCAGATTTTAACGCCTGCAAAAGCAATTAGCAAAGCTTCATACAGTGTAAAAAAAGGAAACGCCGCCGCAGAAAGGGTCATAGAAATCCTTGAAACCAAAAACCCTATCGTAGACAAGCCAGATGCTTTGGTCAAGGAAACTTTTGATAAAGGGTTAGAAATTCAAAATATATCTTTTAAATATGAAGATGAATATGTATTAAAAAACTTCAATTTAAAAGTTCCTAAAGGAGAAACCGTAGCGCTTGTTGGGCAATCTGGTAGTGGAAAAAGTACGATTGCGAACCTGGTGACCCGTTTTTATGACGTTAATGAAGGTAAGATTACCATAGACGGTCACAACATAAAAGACATATCCAAAAAGTCTTTAAGAGGTCTTCTTGGCCTTGTTACACAAGATAGCATCTTATTTAATGACACCGTAACTAGCAATATTTCCTTGGGCAAAGAAAACGCAAGTAGAGAAGAAATCATAGAAGCGGCAAAAATTGCCAATGCGCACGATTTTATAGTAGACCTACCTAAAGGCTATGACACCAATATTGGCGACAGCGGCAACAAACTCAGTGGTGGTCAAAAGCAACGTTTATCCATTGCAAGAGCGGTATTAAAAAATCCTCCCATCATGATATTGGACGAGGCCACTTCTGCCCTAGATACGGAGAGCGAACGCCTGGTACAAGATGCTTTGGAGAAAATGATGCGCAATAGAACTTCCATAGTTATCGCCCATAGACTTTCCACCATCCAGAATGCCAATACCATTGTGGTACTTCAAAAAGGAGAAATAGTGGAACAAGGCTCTCACGATGAACTCATCGCTAAAGATGGCGCTTATAAAAAACTAGTGCAAATGCAATCTTTGGGCTAAGCAATTAAACCTTTTGCTAAATTTATAGTCTTAACTATAAGAATTTAAGCCCAATCCATTTGATTGCAGAGGAAACCTTAGTAAATCAGTTACAAGAGACAAAAACGCAGGCCAGCGCTTTTGAGGTATTGGTAGACACTTATAAAGAGCGTCTATACTGGCATATTCGTAGAATTGTGTTAAACCATGATGATGCAGATGATGTGCTACAGAATACTTTTATAAAGGTTTACAAAAACATTTCAAATTTTAAGGGAGATAGTAAACTCTATTCTTGGATCTATAGGATAGCTACCAACGAGGCGCTTTCATTTTTGAAAAGCAAATCCAGGATGATGGGAGTCAGTGATGGAGAATTACAAGACCGTTTAGTCGAAAATCTTAAAGCGGACGTATATTTTGAAGGTGAAGAAATACAATTAAAGCTACAGCAGGCCATAGCAACCCTGCCAGAAAAGCAAAAACTAGTCTTCAACATGAAATACTTCCAAGAGCTTAAATACGAAGAAATTTCAGAGATTCTTGAAACATCGGTCGGGGGTTTAAAAGCCTCTTATCATCTGGCAACCAAGAAGATTGAAGCACATTTAAAAGAACAGAAAGAATATCTTTAGCAGTATAGCGTATGAAGCCATTCGATAAAAAAAATCCGTTTAAAGCCCCTGAAGGGTATTTTGAAAAGTTTAATAAAAACCTTTTTGAAAAGCTCGCTAGCGAAGGTGCAGCCATACCTAAAAAGGAAGGTTTTGAACTTCCTGACGGTTACTTTAATTCTTTTAATGACAGACTTCTAAATAAATTAAAAGAAGAACAAGAAAGCAAGGTCATTCCATTAAAACCCTTTAAAAAATATTACTACGCAGTAGCGGCCGTGGCTGCAGTATTGATAGTTGCCTTGACATTAAACTTGAATTTGAACAAAACAAATGAAATTGGTTTTGATGATTTGGCACAATCAGATATAGAGAACTATTTTGACCAAAATGAATTGGACCTTACAAGCTATGAATTAGCGGAAGTAATGCCTATTAGTGAGCTTGAAATGACGGATATGTTCGAAAGTAATTTTAGTGACGAAAACGTGCTAGATTATCTTGATGAGAACATAGATTATTTTGACGAATTAAATCTTGTATACAATGAATAGATTAAAGAAAATAGTTGTAACCATGGTGCTTTTATTAGCCTCTGTGCAGTTTTATGCGCAGAAATCCCATGATTACGACAAAATAAAGACCCTAAAAATCGCTTATCTAACAGAGCGCTTAAACTTAAGTAGCAAAGAAGCACAGGCTTTCTGGCCTATCTACAACGAATACGAAGATAAACGTGGTGCGCTTAAAGAGAAAGAGTACAATCAGATACGCAGCAAGGTAAAGGAATCTGAAAAGCTGTCGGAAAAAGAGGCGAATTCAATTATTGAACTATTCCTTAAAATTGAACAGGAAGAGGAAGATATTAGAAAGGACTTCATTAAAAAAGCGGCAGGAGTTATTACGGCCAAGAAAACGCTGTTACTATTGCGTTCAGAGGAAGAATTTAAACGCCAGCTCATTAGAAAATATCATCAAAAGCGGGACGAAGGCGGCAGGAACATGCCCTAAAGCATAAAGGACCTATTTAAAAATCAGTTTTGCTATTCTATTTTTCCCGGCGGCATAAGCCACATTTTCAGCTTGAAAACGAATTGTATAAAAGGACTCATCGGACAGTTGTTTCCAGGTAGTTCCTCTATCGCTTGAGTACGATATGCCTGTAAACCCAATGGCTAGAAGACCTTTGCCATCGGAGCCGGGAACAAATTGAACACAACTTTTGTATTGCGGATTTTGACCATCCGCTATCAGTTGCCAAGTATTTCCTCCATCAATAGTTACGGCCTTATTGGCCGTATTGACTTCGGGCTTGGTAAAATCACCTCCTATGGCAAATCCTATATTTTCATCATAAAAATCGATTGAAAAAATGCCCTGGGTCTCTACATCACTGCTCACCGGAGTGTTTTGAACTTCCCATGTTTTTCCTTTATCACCCGAAAAATAAACTCGACTTTTAGTTGTCCCTATCCAAGTTTTGTCACCCAGCACTTTAATATTCGTATTGCTAGCCGCAAAAGCCCCTTCTCCCCTTACACTCCTCGGAAGTTGTTCGCAGGGCAATTTACTCCATGTATTTCCCCCGTCCCTGGTTATCAGAATACTTAAGCAACCGTTCATTGCATCTCCAACCACAATACCCTCAGAATCGTTCCAAAAAGTCATAGCATCATAGAAAACACTGTCATCTTCCTCCGTGTACACCAATTCCATGCTTCCGTTTTCACCTGTTTTATATAACAATGCCGGATTTGCAATAGATATCATAAAAAAATCCGTGGAAGTATGGGCAATAGCTCGAAACTCCGGAGTAATAGAATCATATTTTTGTATACTTTCCCTAACCTTACCCGTAGCTAGATCCACACTTCCAAATATACCGTTACTGCCGGCATACCCTAAACTGTTTCCCATAATCTCTATCGCACGGATACTTACGGAATCTTCATAAATAGTTTCAATTTCAACGGAAGTAAATGGTTGATTTTTTTGCTTTTCAGCACAAGAAATAAAAAGAATGGCAGTCAAAAGAGGGAATAGAAATCGCATACGTACAAAGTTTCTCAAAAATAAAGGTAATCCAACAGCAAAACAATACCTTTGCAGCCTTAATTTTTTGTAATGAAGCTACATAGAAACTTGGTTTTCGCAGTAATCGATGCCTTGAACTTGATTTTTAACGAAGGAGAATATGCCGATAAGGTAGTACAGAAAGTACTAAAATTCGATAAACGCTGGGGTTCTCGCGACCGTGGTTTTATTGCCGAAACTACTTATGAAATGGTGCGTTACAAGCGTTTGTATTCTGAAATTGCCGAAGTAAAGGCGCCTTTCAGCAGACCGGACCTTTTTAGAATGTGGGCGGTATGGGCCGTTTTAAAAGGAATAAAACTTCCGGATTGGAAACAGATAGAACCTACCCCGGAACGCCGTATTAAAGGACGATTTGATGAACTTTCCAATATTAGAAAATTCCGCGAATCACTTCCGGATTGGATTGATGAGATTTGTTTGGAGGCTTTGGGCGAAAAACTGTGGAACGAAGAAAGTGCTGCACTTAACGAGCAAGCAGAAGTAATTCTACGAACCAACACCTTAAATACAAACAAAGAAGCCCTTCGTAAAGCTTTGCTTGATGAGGGTATAGTTGTTGAACCGATCAAAGGGTACGCCAGTGCACTTAGGTTACCAGAACGTGCCAATGTTTTTGTTACCGAATCATTTAAGAAGGGTTATTTTGAAGTTCAAGATGCCTCGTCTCAGCTTGTAGCGGAATATTTAGATGTAAAACCAGGACAACGTGTAGTAGATACCTGTGCCGGAGCCGGCGGAAAATCACTTCACTTGGCTGCGCTTATGGAAAATAAGGGTCAGCTTATTTCCATGGACATCTACAGTAGTAAGTTAAAAGAGTTAAAAAGACGTGCTAGACGGAATAATGCCCATAATATTGAAACCCGTGAAATAGATTCTACCAAAGTATTCAAAAAGTTATACGGTAGTGCGGACCGTGTTTTGATAGATGCTCCTTGTACAGGTATTGGAGTGTTACGTAGAAACCCGGACAGTAAATGGAAAATGCAACCTGAGTTTCTTGAAAAAATTACGAAAACGCAGCATGATATCATTCGCAGTTATAGCAAAATAGTAAAGCCAGGCGGAAAGATGGTTTATGCGACTTGCTCAATTCTTCCGCAGGAAAACAATGACCAAGTGACCTCATTTCTCGCATCTGAAGAAGGAAAGGACTTCAGTTTGGTAAAAGAGAAGAAGATTTTCGCTTCAAAAAGTGGTTTTGACGGGTTTTATATGGCATTGTTAGAAAAGAAAAGCTAGTTTTTCAATTTGCATAACATAGGTTTTTAAACTTTGTTCCATTGATAGTATTGAATGAATTCACTTTCATTTAGTACTAAACCGAGAAGAATTTAATCTCGATTATCGAGTAATCAACAGGCTGTTAACTTTTAGTTTGAAAAATTTGTAATACTCCTTTAAAAAGAGCCTTTTAAAGGCTAAATTTGCGCTTTCTCAAACCTATCAATTTACAAGCTAGATGATTCACTTCTTCGGGGATGCAGCCAATAAAGTTTATGCCGTTCAAACGGTTGAAGAACTTTCACAGGAAAACATAAATAAATTAACGTGGTTGTTCGGCAACCTACCAAAAATAAATACGGCGTCTATAGACGCCTTTTTTGTTGGCCCTAGGGCGGCAATGATTACGCCATGGAGTACCAACGCCACAGAAATCACCCAAAACATGGGTATTGAGGGCATCATCAGAATAGAAGAGTTCAAAGCATCAAGCGAAGACTTTACCGATTTTGACCCTATGCTTTCTGAAAAATTCAATGGTTTATCTCAATCCATCTTTAAAATTGATGTAAAGCCTGTCGCTGTTCAAGGCATAGAAAATATAGGCGAGTACAACAAACAAGAAGGTTTAGCCTTAAGCGACGAAGAGGTAACTTACTTAGAAAACCTTGCTACAAAATTGGGTAGAAAACTGACCGATTCCGAGGTTTTCGGTTTTAGCCAAGTGAATTCAGAACATTGCCGCCATAAAATATTCAACGGTACTTTTGTAATCGATGGCGTTGAAAAACCGTCTTCGCTTTTCAAACTGATCA from Zobellia alginiliquefaciens includes:
- a CDS encoding ABC transporter ATP-binding protein translates to MEYFKKILRFAKPYKLFAFLNIISNILYALFSTLAMISLFPMLTVLFNKTEPLYVKPEWKGLSSAKDYITEYLNFFVTERSQQGDAGDVLMLMVILIISMFFMKNVFNYLAMYFITFLRNGVLKDLRNELYDKTVELPISYYSEKRKGDTIARITSDVLEIQHSFLSILELIVREPLTIIFTIIAMLSISPKLTLFVFLFLPLSGFLISLIGKSLKRKSAKVQKEQGFFLSILEETLGGLRVIKAFNAESRFSKTFQASTKRFFNFSNSLLNRQNLASPTSEFFGIAAIGVILWYGGQMVLVEQTLEPGLFITYMTLSYQILTPAKAISKASYSVKKGNAAAERVIEILETKNPIVDKPDALVKETFDKGLEIQNISFKYEDEYVLKNFNLKVPKGETVALVGQSGSGKSTIANLVTRFYDVNEGKITIDGHNIKDISKKSLRGLLGLVTQDSILFNDTVTSNISLGKENASREEIIEAAKIANAHDFIVDLPKGYDTNIGDSGNKLSGGQKQRLSIARAVLKNPPIMILDEATSALDTESERLVQDALEKMMRNRTSIVIAHRLSTIQNANTIVVLQKGEIVEQGSHDELIAKDGAYKKLVQMQSLG
- a CDS encoding RNA polymerase sigma factor codes for the protein MIAEETLVNQLQETKTQASAFEVLVDTYKERLYWHIRRIVLNHDDADDVLQNTFIKVYKNISNFKGDSKLYSWIYRIATNEALSFLKSKSRMMGVSDGELQDRLVENLKADVYFEGEEIQLKLQQAIATLPEKQKLVFNMKYFQELKYEEISEILETSVGGLKASYHLATKKIEAHLKEQKEYL
- a CDS encoding WD40/YVTN/BNR-like repeat-containing protein, translating into MRFLFPLLTAILFISCAEKQKNQPFTSVEIETIYEDSVSIRAIEIMGNSLGYAGSNGIFGSVDLATGKVRESIQKYDSITPEFRAIAHTSTDFFMISIANPALLYKTGENGSMELVYTEEDDSVFYDAMTFWNDSEGIVVGDAMNGCLSILITRDGGNTWSKLPCEQLPRSVRGEGAFAASNTNIKVLGDKTWIGTTKSRVYFSGDKGKTWEVQNTPVSSDVETQGIFSIDFYDENIGFAIGGDFTKPEVNTANKAVTIDGGNTWQLIADGQNPQYKSCVQFVPGSDGKGLLAIGFTGISYSSDRGTTWKQLSDESFYTIRFQAENVAYAAGKNRIAKLIFK
- a CDS encoding RsmB/NOP family class I SAM-dependent RNA methyltransferase, with the protein product MKLHRNLVFAVIDALNLIFNEGEYADKVVQKVLKFDKRWGSRDRGFIAETTYEMVRYKRLYSEIAEVKAPFSRPDLFRMWAVWAVLKGIKLPDWKQIEPTPERRIKGRFDELSNIRKFRESLPDWIDEICLEALGEKLWNEESAALNEQAEVILRTNTLNTNKEALRKALLDEGIVVEPIKGYASALRLPERANVFVTESFKKGYFEVQDASSQLVAEYLDVKPGQRVVDTCAGAGGKSLHLAALMENKGQLISMDIYSSKLKELKRRARRNNAHNIETREIDSTKVFKKLYGSADRVLIDAPCTGIGVLRRNPDSKWKMQPEFLEKITKTQHDIIRSYSKIVKPGGKMVYATCSILPQENNDQVTSFLASEEGKDFSLVKEKKIFASKSGFDGFYMALLEKKS